A single Bos mutus isolate GX-2022 chromosome 25, NWIPB_WYAK_1.1, whole genome shotgun sequence DNA region contains:
- the BRICD5 gene encoding BRICHOS domain-containing protein 5 isoform X5, which yields MGQGSCWAKRPMPARVSAPPTYALLETEAEGSPAGQEEHLSPELLQPLPPLNQPVAWPPLRAPLTPMCLQVETKPCHRHWRAPGLLLLMLALATAAAVAGGLLGFSHSPPQTLRLSLPSPGVPRSNQTEQVDVAQNVATIWVTPAQSNRSWAVLFDGQSVSGLVGRGRAGGWFRWPCLTCLPAQGCVCYRPSEHRACFLRLMEPQDRETLQLLVNTSQLQAMQSPSQDTHYTQELLAVLGSQEVDPAQVGAPVQHLCAKTPIYWARRAEGKSGQTVQRSLGFLRTVWGQRGKGPLGFTEPPPPGPQRQRLIYLCIDICFPSNICVSVCFYYLPD from the exons ATGGGGCAGGGGAGCTGCTGGGCCAAGCGCCCCATGCCTGCGAGGGTGAGCGCTCCCCCCACCTACGCCCTCTTGGAGACAGAGGCCGAGGGCAGCCCGGCAGGGCAGGAGGAGCATCTGTCTCCTGAACTTCTTCAGCCTCTACCTCCCCTGAACCAGCCCGTTGCCTGGCCTCCACTCCGGGCCCCACTGACTCCGATGTGCCTCCAGGTGGAGACCAAGCCCTGCCACCGGCACTGGAGAGctcctggcctgctgctgctgatgctggcacTGGCCACCGCCGCTGCTGTGGCTGGAGGGCTCCTTGGTTTCAGCCACAGCCCTCCCCAG ACGCTCCGCCTGAGCCTCCCGAGCCCGGGCGTGCCCCGGTCCAACCAAACCGAGCAGGTGGATGTGGCCCAGAACGTGGCAACCATCTGGGTGACTCCAGCCCAGAGCAACCGCAGCTGGGCAGTGCTATTCGACGGGCAGAGCGTGAGTGGCCtggtggggcggggcagggcgggggggtGGTTCAGGTGGCCCTGcctcacctgcctgcctgcccaggGCTGCGTCTGTTACCGGCCCTCGGAGCACCGGGCCTGCTTCCTGCGCCTGATGGAACCCCAAGACCGTGAGACTCTGCAGCTGCTGGTGAACACCTCTCAG CTCCAGGCGATGCAAAGCCCCAGCCAGGACACCCACTACACCCAGGAGCTGCTGGCAGTGCTTGGGAGCCAAGAGGTGGACCCTGCCCAGGTCGGGGCTCCCGTGCAGCACCTCTGTGCCAAGACCCCCATTTACTGGGCCCGACGTGCAGAGGGTAAGTCGGGGCAGactgtgcagaggagcctgggcttccTTAGGACAGTCTGGGGACAGAGGGGGAAGGGTCCTTTGGGGTTCACagagccccctcctccagggccccAGAGGCAGCGGCTGATCTACCTATGTATCGACATCTGCTTCCCAAGCAACATCTGTGTGTCCGTCTGTTTTTATTATCTCCCGGACTGA
- the BRICD5 gene encoding BRICHOS domain-containing protein 5 isoform X4, which translates to MGQGSCWAKRPMPARVSAPPTYALLETEAEGSPAGQEEHLSPELLQPLPPLNQPVAWPPLRAPLTPMCLQVETKPCHRHWRAPGLLLLMLALATAAAVAGGLLGFSHSPPQPPLQTLRLSLPSPGVPRSNQTEQVDVAQNVATIWVTPAQSNRSWAVLFDGQSVSGLVGRGRAGGWFRWPCLTCLPAQGCVCYRPSEHRACFLRLMEPQDRETLQLLVNTSQLQAMQSPSQDTHYTQELLAVLGSQEVDPAQVGAPVQHLCAKTPIYWARRAEGKSGQTVQRSLGFLRTVWGQRGKGPLGFTEPPPPGPQRQRLIYLCIDICFPSNICVSVCFYYLPD; encoded by the exons ATGGGGCAGGGGAGCTGCTGGGCCAAGCGCCCCATGCCTGCGAGGGTGAGCGCTCCCCCCACCTACGCCCTCTTGGAGACAGAGGCCGAGGGCAGCCCGGCAGGGCAGGAGGAGCATCTGTCTCCTGAACTTCTTCAGCCTCTACCTCCCCTGAACCAGCCCGTTGCCTGGCCTCCACTCCGGGCCCCACTGACTCCGATGTGCCTCCAGGTGGAGACCAAGCCCTGCCACCGGCACTGGAGAGctcctggcctgctgctgctgatgctggcacTGGCCACCGCCGCTGCTGTGGCTGGAGGGCTCCTTGGTTTCAGCCACAGCCCTCCCCAG CCCCCTCTGCAGACGCTCCGCCTGAGCCTCCCGAGCCCGGGCGTGCCCCGGTCCAACCAAACCGAGCAGGTGGATGTGGCCCAGAACGTGGCAACCATCTGGGTGACTCCAGCCCAGAGCAACCGCAGCTGGGCAGTGCTATTCGACGGGCAGAGCGTGAGTGGCCtggtggggcggggcagggcgggggggtGGTTCAGGTGGCCCTGcctcacctgcctgcctgcccaggGCTGCGTCTGTTACCGGCCCTCGGAGCACCGGGCCTGCTTCCTGCGCCTGATGGAACCCCAAGACCGTGAGACTCTGCAGCTGCTGGTGAACACCTCTCAG CTCCAGGCGATGCAAAGCCCCAGCCAGGACACCCACTACACCCAGGAGCTGCTGGCAGTGCTTGGGAGCCAAGAGGTGGACCCTGCCCAGGTCGGGGCTCCCGTGCAGCACCTCTGTGCCAAGACCCCCATTTACTGGGCCCGACGTGCAGAGGGTAAGTCGGGGCAGactgtgcagaggagcctgggcttccTTAGGACAGTCTGGGGACAGAGGGGGAAGGGTCCTTTGGGGTTCACagagccccctcctccagggccccAGAGGCAGCGGCTGATCTACCTATGTATCGACATCTGCTTCCCAAGCAACATCTGTGTGTCCGTCTGTTTTTATTATCTCCCGGACTGA
- the BRICD5 gene encoding BRICHOS domain-containing protein 5 isoform X7 translates to MGQGSCWAKRPMPARVSAPPTYALLETEAEGSPAGQEEHLSPELLQPLPPLNQPVAWPPLRAPLTPMCLQVETKPCHRHWRAPGLLLLMLALATAAAVAGGLLGFSHSPPQPPLQTLRLSLPSPGVPRSNQTEQVDVAQNVATIWVTPAQSNRSWAVLFDGQSGCVCYRPSEHRACFLRLMEPQDRETLQLLVNTSQLQAMQSPSQDTHYTQELLAVLGSQEVDPAQVGAPVQHLCAKTPIYWARRAEGPQRQRLIYLCIDICFPSNICVSVCFYYLPD, encoded by the exons ATGGGGCAGGGGAGCTGCTGGGCCAAGCGCCCCATGCCTGCGAGGGTGAGCGCTCCCCCCACCTACGCCCTCTTGGAGACAGAGGCCGAGGGCAGCCCGGCAGGGCAGGAGGAGCATCTGTCTCCTGAACTTCTTCAGCCTCTACCTCCCCTGAACCAGCCCGTTGCCTGGCCTCCACTCCGGGCCCCACTGACTCCGATGTGCCTCCAGGTGGAGACCAAGCCCTGCCACCGGCACTGGAGAGctcctggcctgctgctgctgatgctggcacTGGCCACCGCCGCTGCTGTGGCTGGAGGGCTCCTTGGTTTCAGCCACAGCCCTCCCCAG CCCCCTCTGCAGACGCTCCGCCTGAGCCTCCCGAGCCCGGGCGTGCCCCGGTCCAACCAAACCGAGCAGGTGGATGTGGCCCAGAACGTGGCAACCATCTGGGTGACTCCAGCCCAGAGCAACCGCAGCTGGGCAGTGCTATTCGACGGGCAGAGC gGCTGCGTCTGTTACCGGCCCTCGGAGCACCGGGCCTGCTTCCTGCGCCTGATGGAACCCCAAGACCGTGAGACTCTGCAGCTGCTGGTGAACACCTCTCAG CTCCAGGCGATGCAAAGCCCCAGCCAGGACACCCACTACACCCAGGAGCTGCTGGCAGTGCTTGGGAGCCAAGAGGTGGACCCTGCCCAGGTCGGGGCTCCCGTGCAGCACCTCTGTGCCAAGACCCCCATTTACTGGGCCCGACGTGCAGAGG ggccccAGAGGCAGCGGCTGATCTACCTATGTATCGACATCTGCTTCCCAAGCAACATCTGTGTGTCCGTCTGTTTTTATTATCTCCCGGACTGA
- the BRICD5 gene encoding BRICHOS domain-containing protein 5 isoform X2 — protein MGQGSCWAKRPMPARVSAPPTYALLETEAEGSPAGQEEHLSPELLQPLPPLNQPVAWPPLRAPLTPMCLQVETKPCHRHWRAPGLLLLMLALATAAAVAGGLLGFSHSPPQVSPFSGPRQRLRQSGGGGETSPAQPSCGARAGSRHQKPRRVVGQSPAAGMGACWGSPSLASDLPPPTQPPLQTLRLSLPSPGVPRSNQTEQVDVAQNVATIWVTPAQSNRSWAVLFDGQSGCVCYRPSEHRACFLRLMEPQDRETLQLLVNTSQLQAMQSPSQDTHYTQELLAVLGSQEVDPAQVGAPVQHLCAKTPIYWARRAEGKSGQTVQRSLGFLRTVWGQRGKGPLGFTEPPPPGPQRQRLIYLCIDICFPSNICVSVCFYYLPD, from the exons ATGGGGCAGGGGAGCTGCTGGGCCAAGCGCCCCATGCCTGCGAGGGTGAGCGCTCCCCCCACCTACGCCCTCTTGGAGACAGAGGCCGAGGGCAGCCCGGCAGGGCAGGAGGAGCATCTGTCTCCTGAACTTCTTCAGCCTCTACCTCCCCTGAACCAGCCCGTTGCCTGGCCTCCACTCCGGGCCCCACTGACTCCGATGTGCCTCCAGGTGGAGACCAAGCCCTGCCACCGGCACTGGAGAGctcctggcctgctgctgctgatgctggcacTGGCCACCGCCGCTGCTGTGGCTGGAGGGCTCCTTGGTTTCAGCCACAGCCCTCCCCAGGTGAGCCCCTTCTCAGGACCCAGGCAGAGGCTCAGACAGtcaggagggggaggagagaccagccctgcccagccctcctGTGGGGCCAGGGCAGGGAGCAGACATCAGAAACCTAGAAGAGTGGTGGGTCAGAGCCCTGCAGCTGGGATGGGGGCGTGTTGGGGCAGCCCCAGCCTGGCCAGCGATCTCCCGCCTCCCACCCAGCCCCCTCTGCAGACGCTCCGCCTGAGCCTCCCGAGCCCGGGCGTGCCCCGGTCCAACCAAACCGAGCAGGTGGATGTGGCCCAGAACGTGGCAACCATCTGGGTGACTCCAGCCCAGAGCAACCGCAGCTGGGCAGTGCTATTCGACGGGCAGAGC gGCTGCGTCTGTTACCGGCCCTCGGAGCACCGGGCCTGCTTCCTGCGCCTGATGGAACCCCAAGACCGTGAGACTCTGCAGCTGCTGGTGAACACCTCTCAG CTCCAGGCGATGCAAAGCCCCAGCCAGGACACCCACTACACCCAGGAGCTGCTGGCAGTGCTTGGGAGCCAAGAGGTGGACCCTGCCCAGGTCGGGGCTCCCGTGCAGCACCTCTGTGCCAAGACCCCCATTTACTGGGCCCGACGTGCAGAGGGTAAGTCGGGGCAGactgtgcagaggagcctgggcttccTTAGGACAGTCTGGGGACAGAGGGGGAAGGGTCCTTTGGGGTTCACagagccccctcctccagggccccAGAGGCAGCGGCTGATCTACCTATGTATCGACATCTGCTTCCCAAGCAACATCTGTGTGTCCGTCTGTTTTTATTATCTCCCGGACTGA
- the BRICD5 gene encoding BRICHOS domain-containing protein 5 isoform X1: MGQGSCWAKRPMPARVSAPPTYALLETEAEGSPAGQEEHLSPELLQPLPPLNQPVAWPPLRAPLTPMCLQVETKPCHRHWRAPGLLLLMLALATAAAVAGGLLGFSHSPPQVSPFSGPRQRLRQSGGGGETSPAQPSCGARAGSRHQKPRRVVGQSPAAGMGACWGSPSLASDLPPPTQPPLQTLRLSLPSPGVPRSNQTEQVDVAQNVATIWVTPAQSNRSWAVLFDGQSVSGLVGRGRAGGWFRWPCLTCLPAQGCVCYRPSEHRACFLRLMEPQDRETLQLLVNTSQLQAMQSPSQDTHYTQELLAVLGSQEVDPAQVGAPVQHLCAKTPIYWARRAEGKSGQTVQRSLGFLRTVWGQRGKGPLGFTEPPPPGPQRQRLIYLCIDICFPSNICVSVCFYYLPD; the protein is encoded by the exons ATGGGGCAGGGGAGCTGCTGGGCCAAGCGCCCCATGCCTGCGAGGGTGAGCGCTCCCCCCACCTACGCCCTCTTGGAGACAGAGGCCGAGGGCAGCCCGGCAGGGCAGGAGGAGCATCTGTCTCCTGAACTTCTTCAGCCTCTACCTCCCCTGAACCAGCCCGTTGCCTGGCCTCCACTCCGGGCCCCACTGACTCCGATGTGCCTCCAGGTGGAGACCAAGCCCTGCCACCGGCACTGGAGAGctcctggcctgctgctgctgatgctggcacTGGCCACCGCCGCTGCTGTGGCTGGAGGGCTCCTTGGTTTCAGCCACAGCCCTCCCCAGGTGAGCCCCTTCTCAGGACCCAGGCAGAGGCTCAGACAGtcaggagggggaggagagaccagccctgcccagccctcctGTGGGGCCAGGGCAGGGAGCAGACATCAGAAACCTAGAAGAGTGGTGGGTCAGAGCCCTGCAGCTGGGATGGGGGCGTGTTGGGGCAGCCCCAGCCTGGCCAGCGATCTCCCGCCTCCCACCCAGCCCCCTCTGCAGACGCTCCGCCTGAGCCTCCCGAGCCCGGGCGTGCCCCGGTCCAACCAAACCGAGCAGGTGGATGTGGCCCAGAACGTGGCAACCATCTGGGTGACTCCAGCCCAGAGCAACCGCAGCTGGGCAGTGCTATTCGACGGGCAGAGCGTGAGTGGCCtggtggggcggggcagggcgggggggtGGTTCAGGTGGCCCTGcctcacctgcctgcctgcccaggGCTGCGTCTGTTACCGGCCCTCGGAGCACCGGGCCTGCTTCCTGCGCCTGATGGAACCCCAAGACCGTGAGACTCTGCAGCTGCTGGTGAACACCTCTCAG CTCCAGGCGATGCAAAGCCCCAGCCAGGACACCCACTACACCCAGGAGCTGCTGGCAGTGCTTGGGAGCCAAGAGGTGGACCCTGCCCAGGTCGGGGCTCCCGTGCAGCACCTCTGTGCCAAGACCCCCATTTACTGGGCCCGACGTGCAGAGGGTAAGTCGGGGCAGactgtgcagaggagcctgggcttccTTAGGACAGTCTGGGGACAGAGGGGGAAGGGTCCTTTGGGGTTCACagagccccctcctccagggccccAGAGGCAGCGGCTGATCTACCTATGTATCGACATCTGCTTCCCAAGCAACATCTGTGTGTCCGTCTGTTTTTATTATCTCCCGGACTGA
- the BRICD5 gene encoding BRICHOS domain-containing protein 5 isoform X6: MGQGSCWAKRPMPARVSAPPTYALLETEAEGSPAGQEEHLSPELLQPLPPLNQPVAWPPLRAPLTPMCLQVETKPCHRHWRAPGLLLLMLALATAAAVAGGLLGFSHSPPQPPLQTLRLSLPSPGVPRSNQTEQVDVAQNVATIWVTPAQSNRSWAVLFDGQSGCVCYRPSEHRACFLRLMEPQDRETLQLLVNTSQLQAMQSPSQDTHYTQELLAVLGSQEVDPAQVGAPVQHLCAKTPIYWARRAEGKSGQTVQRSLGFLRTVWGQRGKGPLGFTEPPPPGPQRQRLIYLCIDICFPSNICVSVCFYYLPD; encoded by the exons ATGGGGCAGGGGAGCTGCTGGGCCAAGCGCCCCATGCCTGCGAGGGTGAGCGCTCCCCCCACCTACGCCCTCTTGGAGACAGAGGCCGAGGGCAGCCCGGCAGGGCAGGAGGAGCATCTGTCTCCTGAACTTCTTCAGCCTCTACCTCCCCTGAACCAGCCCGTTGCCTGGCCTCCACTCCGGGCCCCACTGACTCCGATGTGCCTCCAGGTGGAGACCAAGCCCTGCCACCGGCACTGGAGAGctcctggcctgctgctgctgatgctggcacTGGCCACCGCCGCTGCTGTGGCTGGAGGGCTCCTTGGTTTCAGCCACAGCCCTCCCCAG CCCCCTCTGCAGACGCTCCGCCTGAGCCTCCCGAGCCCGGGCGTGCCCCGGTCCAACCAAACCGAGCAGGTGGATGTGGCCCAGAACGTGGCAACCATCTGGGTGACTCCAGCCCAGAGCAACCGCAGCTGGGCAGTGCTATTCGACGGGCAGAGC gGCTGCGTCTGTTACCGGCCCTCGGAGCACCGGGCCTGCTTCCTGCGCCTGATGGAACCCCAAGACCGTGAGACTCTGCAGCTGCTGGTGAACACCTCTCAG CTCCAGGCGATGCAAAGCCCCAGCCAGGACACCCACTACACCCAGGAGCTGCTGGCAGTGCTTGGGAGCCAAGAGGTGGACCCTGCCCAGGTCGGGGCTCCCGTGCAGCACCTCTGTGCCAAGACCCCCATTTACTGGGCCCGACGTGCAGAGGGTAAGTCGGGGCAGactgtgcagaggagcctgggcttccTTAGGACAGTCTGGGGACAGAGGGGGAAGGGTCCTTTGGGGTTCACagagccccctcctccagggccccAGAGGCAGCGGCTGATCTACCTATGTATCGACATCTGCTTCCCAAGCAACATCTGTGTGTCCGTCTGTTTTTATTATCTCCCGGACTGA
- the MLST8 gene encoding target of rapamycin complex subunit LST8 isoform X2: protein MNTSPGTVGSDPVILATAGYDHTVRFWQAHSGICTRTVQHQDSVNALEITPDRTMIAAAGYQHIRMYDLNSNNPNPIISYDGVNKNVASVGFHEDGRWMYTGGEDCTARIWDLRSRNLQCQRIFQVNAPINCVCLHPNQAELIVGDQSGAIHIWDLKTDHNEQLIPEPEVSITSAHIDPDASYMAAVNSTGNCYVWNLTGGIGDEVTQLIPKTKIPAHTRYALQCRFSPDSTLLATCSADQTCKIWRTSNFSLMTELSIKSSNPGESSRGWMWGCAFSGDSQYIVTASSDNLARLWCVETGEIKREYGGHQKAVVCLAFNDSVLG from the exons ATGAATACGTCTCCAGGCACAGTGGGCAGTGACCCCGTCATCTTGGCCACTGCAGGCTATGACCACACGGTGCGGTTCTGGCAGGCCCACAGCGGGATCTGTACGCGAACTGTGCAGCACCAGGACTCC GTGAACGCGCTGGAGATCACACCCGACCGCACCATGATTGCAGCTGCAG GTTACCAGCACATTCGCATGTATGACCTCAACTCCAATAACCCCAACCCCATCATCAGCTACGACGGGGTCAACAAGAACGTCGCGTCGGTGGGCTTCCACGAGGACGGGCGCTGGATGTACACGGGCGGGGAGGACTGCACCGCCCGGATCTGGGACCTCAG GTCCCGGAACCTGCAGTGTCAGCGAATCTTCCAGGTGAATGCACCCATTAACTGCGTGTGCCTGCACCCCAACCAG GCGGAGCTCATCGTGGGTGACCAGAGCGGCGCCATCCACATCTGGGACTTGAAAACTGACCACAATGAGCAGCTGATCCCGGAGCCGGAAGTCTCCATCACATCCGCCCACATCGACCCAGATGCCAGCTACATGGCTGCCGTCAATAGTACT GGGAACTGCTATGTCTGGAACCTGACTGGAGGCATTGGCGACGAGGTGACACAGCTCATCCCCAAGACCAAGATCCCGGCGCACACCCGCTATGCCCTGCAGTGCCGCTTCAGCCCCGACTCCAC GCTCCTCGCCACCTGCTCGGCCGACCAGACGTGCAAGATCTGGAGGACGTCCAACTTCTCCCTGATGACAGAGCTGAGCATCAAGAGCAGTAATCCTGGAGAGTCATCTCGGGGCTGGATGTGGGGCTGCGCCTTCTCAGGAGACTCGCAATACATCGTCACCG ctTCCTCTGACAACCTGGCCCGGCTCTGGTGTGTGGAGACAGGCGAGATCAAGAGAGAGTATGGCGGCCACCAGAAAGCTGTTGTGTGCTTGGCCTTCAACGACAGCGTGCTGGGCTAG
- the MLST8 gene encoding target of rapamycin complex subunit LST8 isoform X1, with amino-acid sequence MNTSPGTVGSDPVILATAGYDHTVRFWQAHSGICTRTVQHQDSQVNALEITPDRTMIAAAGYQHIRMYDLNSNNPNPIISYDGVNKNVASVGFHEDGRWMYTGGEDCTARIWDLRSRNLQCQRIFQVNAPINCVCLHPNQAELIVGDQSGAIHIWDLKTDHNEQLIPEPEVSITSAHIDPDASYMAAVNSTGNCYVWNLTGGIGDEVTQLIPKTKIPAHTRYALQCRFSPDSTLLATCSADQTCKIWRTSNFSLMTELSIKSSNPGESSRGWMWGCAFSGDSQYIVTASSDNLARLWCVETGEIKREYGGHQKAVVCLAFNDSVLG; translated from the exons ATGAATACGTCTCCAGGCACAGTGGGCAGTGACCCCGTCATCTTGGCCACTGCAGGCTATGACCACACGGTGCGGTTCTGGCAGGCCCACAGCGGGATCTGTACGCGAACTGTGCAGCACCAGGACTCC CAGGTGAACGCGCTGGAGATCACACCCGACCGCACCATGATTGCAGCTGCAG GTTACCAGCACATTCGCATGTATGACCTCAACTCCAATAACCCCAACCCCATCATCAGCTACGACGGGGTCAACAAGAACGTCGCGTCGGTGGGCTTCCACGAGGACGGGCGCTGGATGTACACGGGCGGGGAGGACTGCACCGCCCGGATCTGGGACCTCAG GTCCCGGAACCTGCAGTGTCAGCGAATCTTCCAGGTGAATGCACCCATTAACTGCGTGTGCCTGCACCCCAACCAG GCGGAGCTCATCGTGGGTGACCAGAGCGGCGCCATCCACATCTGGGACTTGAAAACTGACCACAATGAGCAGCTGATCCCGGAGCCGGAAGTCTCCATCACATCCGCCCACATCGACCCAGATGCCAGCTACATGGCTGCCGTCAATAGTACT GGGAACTGCTATGTCTGGAACCTGACTGGAGGCATTGGCGACGAGGTGACACAGCTCATCCCCAAGACCAAGATCCCGGCGCACACCCGCTATGCCCTGCAGTGCCGCTTCAGCCCCGACTCCAC GCTCCTCGCCACCTGCTCGGCCGACCAGACGTGCAAGATCTGGAGGACGTCCAACTTCTCCCTGATGACAGAGCTGAGCATCAAGAGCAGTAATCCTGGAGAGTCATCTCGGGGCTGGATGTGGGGCTGCGCCTTCTCAGGAGACTCGCAATACATCGTCACCG ctTCCTCTGACAACCTGGCCCGGCTCTGGTGTGTGGAGACAGGCGAGATCAAGAGAGAGTATGGCGGCCACCAGAAAGCTGTTGTGTGCTTGGCCTTCAACGACAGCGTGCTGGGCTAG
- the BRICD5 gene encoding BRICHOS domain-containing protein 5 isoform X3, giving the protein MGQGSCWAKRPMPARVSAPPTYALLETEAEGSPAGQEEHLSPELLQPLPPLNQPVAWPPLRAPLTPMCLQVETKPCHRHWRAPGLLLLMLALATAAAVAGGLLGFSHSPPQVSPFSGPRQRLRQSGGGGETSPAQPSCGARAGSRHQKPRRVVGQSPAAGMGACWGSPSLASDLPPPTQPPLQTLRLSLPSPGVPRSNQTEQVDVAQNVATIWVTPAQSNRSWAVLFDGQSVSGLVGRGRAGGWFRWPCLTCLPAQGCVCYRPSEHRACFLRLMEPQDRETLQLLVNTSQLQAMQSPSQDTHYTQELLAVLGSQEVDPAQVGAPVQHLCAKTPIYWARRAEGPQRQRLIYLCIDICFPSNICVSVCFYYLPD; this is encoded by the exons ATGGGGCAGGGGAGCTGCTGGGCCAAGCGCCCCATGCCTGCGAGGGTGAGCGCTCCCCCCACCTACGCCCTCTTGGAGACAGAGGCCGAGGGCAGCCCGGCAGGGCAGGAGGAGCATCTGTCTCCTGAACTTCTTCAGCCTCTACCTCCCCTGAACCAGCCCGTTGCCTGGCCTCCACTCCGGGCCCCACTGACTCCGATGTGCCTCCAGGTGGAGACCAAGCCCTGCCACCGGCACTGGAGAGctcctggcctgctgctgctgatgctggcacTGGCCACCGCCGCTGCTGTGGCTGGAGGGCTCCTTGGTTTCAGCCACAGCCCTCCCCAGGTGAGCCCCTTCTCAGGACCCAGGCAGAGGCTCAGACAGtcaggagggggaggagagaccagccctgcccagccctcctGTGGGGCCAGGGCAGGGAGCAGACATCAGAAACCTAGAAGAGTGGTGGGTCAGAGCCCTGCAGCTGGGATGGGGGCGTGTTGGGGCAGCCCCAGCCTGGCCAGCGATCTCCCGCCTCCCACCCAGCCCCCTCTGCAGACGCTCCGCCTGAGCCTCCCGAGCCCGGGCGTGCCCCGGTCCAACCAAACCGAGCAGGTGGATGTGGCCCAGAACGTGGCAACCATCTGGGTGACTCCAGCCCAGAGCAACCGCAGCTGGGCAGTGCTATTCGACGGGCAGAGCGTGAGTGGCCtggtggggcggggcagggcgggggggtGGTTCAGGTGGCCCTGcctcacctgcctgcctgcccaggGCTGCGTCTGTTACCGGCCCTCGGAGCACCGGGCCTGCTTCCTGCGCCTGATGGAACCCCAAGACCGTGAGACTCTGCAGCTGCTGGTGAACACCTCTCAG CTCCAGGCGATGCAAAGCCCCAGCCAGGACACCCACTACACCCAGGAGCTGCTGGCAGTGCTTGGGAGCCAAGAGGTGGACCCTGCCCAGGTCGGGGCTCCCGTGCAGCACCTCTGTGCCAAGACCCCCATTTACTGGGCCCGACGTGCAGAGG ggccccAGAGGCAGCGGCTGATCTACCTATGTATCGACATCTGCTTCCCAAGCAACATCTGTGTGTCCGTCTGTTTTTATTATCTCCCGGACTGA